In Sesamum indicum cultivar Zhongzhi No. 13 linkage group LG8, S_indicum_v1.0, whole genome shotgun sequence, the sequence ACAGACAATGAGATCCTGGAAAATGTTGTTGGTTCAAGGGGAGGTTCGACTGCGGTAACAGCAATACTAATCAATACAGAGAAGCTAGTTGTTGCTAATGTTGGGGACTCACGAGCTGTAATATGTAAGAATGGTACTGGCAAACAAATTACTGTGGACCATGACCCCTTGAAGGAACGGGAACTTGTGGAGAGTAAAGGAGGTTTTATATCAAAGAAACCTGGTATTAATTTGGACATCGGTTTCCCTCGGTTGATGCGATCTAAGTTTCATGCAATATATGGTTAATTGACTTATAGAGAAGTGATGAAATGTTATACTACGTTTCATGTGCACAGGGAATATTCCCCGAGTTGATGGCCAGCTGGCAATGACAAGGGCTTTCGGAGACGAGAGGCTGAAGGATCACATTACAGTAGAACCTGATATTGTGATCGAGAAGATAGAAGAAGATACAGAATTTATCATCTTAGCAAGTGACGGCCTGTGGAAGGTAATTAAGTGTCCATGACGATGACTGCGAGAGCAATTTACTGATTTCACTTAGAGATGTTTAGGTGCACTCAGGACTTTTACGTTTTGATCTTTATAGTGACCTGTCCTTTATTATTTCTGCAAGTCAATTTAGTAAGCGTGTGAACCAAAAATTGTTCTCTATTCTTAACGGTAGAATATGCTAGTGCTTCCAAGGGCCGTCTCTTTTCCCTTTCTGCCTTAAATAGGGAGAAGAAGATTGTCTGTGATAATGAACTTCTGCATGTTGAGGTTGTGATATTTGGAACATGACATTTGTTGTCTCTGTAGGTAATGTCAAACCAAGAAGCAGTTGACTGCATACAGGAATTGAGAGATGGTCAAGAGGCTGCAGAAGAATTGATTAAGGAGGCACTGTTAAGGGAGAGCAAAGATGACATTTCTTGTGTTGTTGTGATGTTCGACTGATGACATCAGGGGAGTTGGATGTTTCTCTCTCCCTCAGTCCTATATTGCTACAGTCAGAGTAAGTAACTTCAAATCTAGGGCGCGGTGTGATCTTAGTGAAACGAACTTCATGTGAGGACGCATCAAGTAGTAGTTTCTGTTAACGCTTTTTGAAAATCCAGCGGCAATATGTCCTTCCATTTCATTGCCTTCTACTACCCTTTGCAACTACAGCATGCACGTTGGCAGGTGTAACTTGATCATCAGTTGTTCTACACTGTGATTCGTTATGCAATATTACAGGAGCCTGGTGAAATTGGGATCCATTATCACTTCTCCAATTGCTAAGGgggtgaaaagaaaaaaagatttcCATAAAAATAAGCAACTGAGAGTCgagaaaattaaatcacaaCAAGAGTTAGCACTCTCACCAGGCCTTTGTGCCGGCAAGCCGATAACAGTGGATTACATATACATAGCGATTAATTGAGAGGAAACcgtaaaaattgaaaaaaggaCACTGACAAATTTAGAATGCCATCAGTCAGACTCAATTTAGGCCAGATTCCTGCCGACTAGTAGTAGAAAACATTCTTCGTCTCAACAGCATGGCTTCTGCTTCTTGTGAAAGGCATAGTGCCATCATCTTGAAAGTCACAGGGCTGCTCTTCATCGATCCTTCCAATTTTCCCCAGTGCCACACTGTAACTTCTGTCCATGACACTATGTCCATTTATTTTCCAACACCTCCCGTCCGGCCCTGTCTTATCGAACTCCGTGCTGCTCCAATTATATTTCCTGGATATTGATCGATAAAGCTCTTCAAGATTTTCGTTGTCATCCGACTTGGTTGAATTCTGTCTGCCAAAGTTCTTCGGCAGATTGGATATGTGGGTCACCGGGCACGCCACAACATTGGCACTAGCCACTTTACCATCGAAGCTGACCATGCTATCCACATACAAATCTCTGGCTCTACGCAGAAATCTTTTGGGTGCACCAATCGTGTAATGCCTCAATCTGCTCCACCTATTCTCTGTAATCTTCATTGTACCAGTCATTGACCTGTAGTCTGATTAGGCTGGCGCTTCTTCCTTCTGTTTTACTAGTTAGTTCTTCTCTTCCGTTATGTGATTTCATCGTGATGGTCATTGCAATATATAGAAAGAACTCCGCTTTGATTGTTACTGTGTTGGATTAGGAAGTCAAGTAAAATTCAAAGGGAAAAGCATGTAATGAAACCAAGAAGACTTTCTGAGGTTTGAGTCAAGAATTGGAACGACAATGCTGTAATCTTGTCTTTTGTAAATTGATGATTGTGATTCCAGATTGGGTGTTTGGATTTTGGACAAAAAACAGACCGGACGCCTGTTTTGGATATTtcgcattttttattttgggattTGACATGTTCGAAATGGTCACCGTGGTCCTTGGATTCGTTGTATATGGATACTAGCTGACCCAAGGAACACTTATGACTTATTTTCCTTCTATTCTTGACCTGATGATGGGGATATCCgagatttttcatttgattcaaggaaaagaaaacacaagtaGTAACAGGACATTACTATAAAAGTTATCACTGTAGAAAAAGATTATAGCTCATGGAGTTCATATTTTAGGAAAGGGAACTAGTTGGGAGCATCAAATCCATTGATTACCTCCACTTTCAAACACTCCatcaaataaacaaagaagcatgaaagaaggaaaaccGTTGCTTTGGCATCAGATTCAAAGTGGAATCACcacttaattattacaaattagtGCCAAACATCATTAATTAGACGGAAGCGTCCACTTAAAGTGGATGACTATAACATAAAAACCAAGTTGGATGTCAACAAAAACTGGGTAATTTGAGGATGATGATGGGAACTCAAAATTACTTACTCTTTGTTCTTTCACTCATAGCTCTTTCAGTCTCTAGTAATGGTAATTCCACCGCAGAATCCAAGTGTGACTGCCATCACACATCAATCAACGCTGGAAATTTTCCAGGAGGTTTTATCTTTGGGGCAGCATCATCAGCTTATCAGGTGTTTGCAATAGCATAGCAGTTTAAGGCATAGATGTAACTTGAAGCTGTTAGCTATGTAACTATCTTACATACTTGATGTAAAGAGGAAGCATAGAAAAAGAAGTGTTTGTACTTTGTACGTTAAACTGTCaactttcttcttcatcttctctgGCTATGTTTTTTTCCCTCATTGTGCATGTTGATGTCTTTTTCCCAGTGTGAAGGTGCATTCAATGTAAATGCCAAAGGCCAGAGCATGTGGGATAATTTCACTCACATGTATCCAGGTTTCATCAATTATTCCTGCCTGCAAGACGACATCCTGCCAGCCTAATGCCTTAtacatttgtttttctaattcttctttttcttctcttgcaAATAATTTCAGACAAGATATTGGACCACAGTAACGGAGACACAGCAGTTGATTCCTATCATCGCTACAAGGTAAAATGTCTGTGTTCATTTAGTTCTTAGCTTTGAGAATTTCTGAACTTTTCTCCTGTAGGAAGATGTGAAGATTGCAAGATATTTGGGTCTTGATGCCTACAGATTTTCAATATCATGGCCTAGGATATTGCCAGGTGATGTTTGTGCTCCCACGTTCAAATGACATTGATGAGCTGTTGTACCTTTTCTTGGTTGCTTTAAAGTTTTTACTCTGTTttgactaaataaatattctgaAGGATTCAGGTGGAACGATCAAGGAAGGTGTGAATCGAGAGGGGAttgattattacaataatctcaTCAATGAACTTCTGGCTAATGGTTCGTTCGCAcatcaattaatttcatccTTTTCTTGTGACAAGAAATGTGGACGGAATAAGTTTTCCATCTTGTTGTAAAACCAATTATGAGTTTACGAGTTCTGAGTATTGCAGGGATAGAGCCTTTTGTGACTATTCTCCACTTCGATGTTCCACAAGCTCTGCAAGATGCATATGGTGGATTCCTAAATGCTCAAATTGTGTGAGCTTTTAATAGTAACTGACTTGTAGTTTCTATTTTGAACTCTCTGTCAGTCCATGAATTCATATTAGTTCAATTCTTGTCTAGCTACTAACATTTCACAATAATCATCAGGGATGATTTTTTGGACTTCTCAGACCTCCTGTTTCACCAATTTGGTGACCGCGTCAAGTATTGGGTCACTATAAATGAACCATGGACATTCACTGTTTATGGTTATGCATATGGTTTATTTGCACCAGGCCGTTGTTCAAACTGGCAAGGGCTCAATTGCACTGGAGGCGATTCAGCCATAGAACCATACCTTGTGGCCCACAACCAACTTCTTGCCCACTCAgctgttgtaaatttgtacAGAAACAAGTATCAGGTCCCTTGGATAAGAACCTCcttgaatttcttgaatcaTATGTACAAGGAAGTTTTGTTACGATTTAACTTTGACAAAGGCATGCAGGCAATACAAAAGGGGAAGATTGGAATATCATTTGCTTCATATTGGTTTGAGCCACACGACGAAACAATTGAGAATAAGAAGGCAAAAGATAGAGCCCTTGATTTCATGCTAGGATGGTGAGTGGTTCTAGTCGACGGTCTTTCTAAGCACAccaagaatttctttttcttgagtGCCTATTCTTAAATGTTGTCCATTTGTGCCAGTAACTACTCATACTGAATGATTCTAACTTACGCATGTTTTCAGGTTTATGGAACCATTAACACGAGGTACTTATCCAGAGAGTATGAGGGTCCGAGTAAGAGGCCGATTGCCCAAGTTTACTAGAGAGGAAATAAACATGATGGAAGGGTCCTTTGATTTCATTGGATTCAATTATTACGGTGCTATGTATGCATTTAACAAACCCAACTCGTCCAGCTTCAGCTACACCACGGATTCTGAGATTGACATCACAGGTAATTTTAGCCAATAGGATTTCTTGCATCATTTCACTCAGTTGGCGATCAACAGGATGTAAATTGTTACCTGTTTTGAGATCTTATCAATTTCATGTAGGGAGGAGAAATGGGAAGCCAATAGGTGAACAAGCAAGAAATTCAAGCCGGATCTACATATATCCACAGGGACTTCGGAAAATTCTGAGGCACatagaagaaaaatacaatgatCCGCTGATTTACATCACTGAGAATGGTAAACCACAAAATTGATTGACAAAATATGttgttttacttttctttgaattttgaaaatcagTTTTTCATACCCAGAAACTTAATCAATTTTCAGGGCTTGATGAGGCAACAAATGACACTTCAGGAATATCCTATGCAATAAAAGATGACATGAGGAAAGACTACATCCACGACCACATCTGTTGCCTGCATGAAGCAATGGAGTGAGGCCCtcttctttctaattttccCCTTAAGACTGACACACGATTCTGTCTTGcaatacataaattatgatCGAGGTGTGTTTTGATGTGCATGGCAGGAAAGATGGAGCTAATGTTAAGGGATATTTCGTGTGGTCGTTGATGGATAATTTCGAGTGGGCTTCCGGATTTTCAGTTCGCTTTGGACTTAATTATGTGGATTTCAAAGATAAGACGTTGAGACGATACCCCAAGCAGTCTGCCCTCTGGTTCAAGAATTT encodes:
- the LOC105167539 gene encoding beta-glucosidase 12-like isoform X3; its protein translation is MWDNFTHMYPDKILDHSNGDTAVDSYHRYKEDVKIARYLGLDAYRFSISWPRILPGGTIKEGVNREGIDYYNNLINELLANGIEPFVTILHFDVPQALQDAYGGFLNAQIVDDFLDFSDLLFHQFGDRVKYWVTINEPWTFTVYGYAYGLFAPGRCSNWQGLNCTGGDSAIEPYLVAHNQLLAHSAVVNLYRNKYQVPWIRTSLNFLNHMYKEVLLRFNFDKGMQAIQKGKIGISFASYWFEPHDETIENKKAKDRALDFMLGWFMEPLTRGTYPESMRVRVRGRLPKFTREEINMMEGSFDFIGFNYYGAMYAFNKPNSSSFSYTTDSEIDITGRRNGKPIGEQARNSSRIYIYPQGLRKILRHIEEKYNDPLIYITENGLDEATNDTSGISYAIKDDMRKDYIHDHICCLHEAMEKDGANVKGYFVWSLMDNFEWASGFSVRFGLNYVDFKDKTLRRYPKQSALWFKNFLLKRMLSCED
- the LOC105167539 gene encoding beta-glucosidase 12-like isoform X1 codes for the protein MMMGTQNYLLFVLSLIALSVSSNGNSTAESKCDCHHTSINAGNFPGGFIFGAASSAYQCEGAFNVNAKGQSMWDNFTHMYPDKILDHSNGDTAVDSYHRYKEDVKIARYLGLDAYRFSISWPRILPGGTIKEGVNREGIDYYNNLINELLANGIEPFVTILHFDVPQALQDAYGGFLNAQIVDDFLDFSDLLFHQFGDRVKYWVTINEPWTFTVYGYAYGLFAPGRCSNWQGLNCTGGDSAIEPYLVAHNQLLAHSAVVNLYRNKYQVPWIRTSLNFLNHMYKEVLLRFNFDKGMQAIQKGKIGISFASYWFEPHDETIENKKAKDRALDFMLGWFMEPLTRGTYPESMRVRVRGRLPKFTREEINMMEGSFDFIGFNYYGAMYAFNKPNSSSFSYTTDSEIDITGRRNGKPIGEQARNSSRIYIYPQGLRKILRHIEEKYNDPLIYITENGLDEATNDTSGISYAIKDDMRKDYIHDHICCLHEAMEKDGANVKGYFVWSLMDNFEWASGFSVRFGLNYVDFKDKTLRRYPKQSALWFKNFLLKRMLSCED
- the LOC105167539 gene encoding beta-glucosidase 12-like isoform X4, yielding MPTDFQYHGLGYCQDSGGTIKEGVNREGIDYYNNLINELLANGIEPFVTILHFDVPQALQDAYGGFLNAQIVDDFLDFSDLLFHQFGDRVKYWVTINEPWTFTVYGYAYGLFAPGRCSNWQGLNCTGGDSAIEPYLVAHNQLLAHSAVVNLYRNKYQVPWIRTSLNFLNHMYKEVLLRFNFDKGMQAIQKGKIGISFASYWFEPHDETIENKKAKDRALDFMLGWFMEPLTRGTYPESMRVRVRGRLPKFTREEINMMEGSFDFIGFNYYGAMYAFNKPNSSSFSYTTDSEIDITGRRNGKPIGEQARNSSRIYIYPQGLRKILRHIEEKYNDPLIYITENGLDEATNDTSGISYAIKDDMRKDYIHDHICCLHEAMEKDGANVKGYFVWSLMDNFEWASGFSVRFGLNYVDFKDKTLRRYPKQSALWFKNFLLKRMLSCED
- the LOC105167539 gene encoding beta-glucosidase 12-like isoform X2, producing the protein MMMGTQNYLLFVLSLIALSVSSNGNSTAESKCDCHHTSINAGNFPGGFIFGAASSAYQCEGAFNVNAKGQSMWDNFTHMYPDKILDHSNGDTAVDSYHRYKEDVKIARYLGLDAYRFSISWPRILPGGTIKEGVNREGIDYYNNLINELLANGIEPFVTILHFDVPQALQDAYGGFLNAQIVDDFLDFSDLLFHQFGDRVKYWVTINEPWTFTVYGYAYGLFAPGRCSNWQGLNCTGGDSAIEPYLVAHNQLLAHSAVVNLYRNKYQAIQKGKIGISFASYWFEPHDETIENKKAKDRALDFMLGWFMEPLTRGTYPESMRVRVRGRLPKFTREEINMMEGSFDFIGFNYYGAMYAFNKPNSSSFSYTTDSEIDITGRRNGKPIGEQARNSSRIYIYPQGLRKILRHIEEKYNDPLIYITENGLDEATNDTSGISYAIKDDMRKDYIHDHICCLHEAMEKDGANVKGYFVWSLMDNFEWASGFSVRFGLNYVDFKDKTLRRYPKQSALWFKNFLLKRMLSCED